From Hymenobacter sedentarius, a single genomic window includes:
- a CDS encoding ABC transporter permease codes for MASKFLLVAQREYLTRVRKKAFIILTLAVPLLLAGFGVFIAKLAQSDDSTDVVEVRDDSGLNLAARLVSTPQLRFVPATGTLAEAKKGFVKAKHEGLLYLPAGLDVEKPTDVQFFGKGNISLKRQLAVENALNKAFSELKMQKSGLSQEQLDRLRSKVNLKATSLDDTGKEADSNALATSGTAYVLALAIYLFIFIYGVQIMRGVGEEKSSRIMEVMLSSVKPFDLMMGKIVGIAAVGLTQFLLWGLLSVGASTVLVPLLTGADKDKPKTEVAATTTTAPGTAAAASADGEPQTAAGRFDRGMSQQNAQMNPSKRFDIFSTLGNLPIGTILFGFIVYFLGGYLLYGALFGAVGAAVDDQTDTQQFMFPITMPLILSYIVGLSVILRNPDGPVAFWMSMIPFTSPIAMVIRLPFGVPMWQLALSIFLLILGFIGTVWVAARIYRVGVLMYGKKVTYRELGKWMFYKG; via the coding sequence ATGGCCTCCAAATTTTTACTCGTTGCCCAACGCGAATACCTTACGCGCGTTCGCAAAAAAGCTTTTATTATCCTCACCCTGGCTGTGCCGCTGCTGCTGGCCGGCTTCGGGGTGTTCATTGCCAAACTCGCGCAGTCGGACGATAGCACCGACGTGGTGGAAGTGCGCGACGACAGCGGCCTCAACCTCGCCGCTCGTCTTGTGAGCACCCCCCAGCTGCGCTTTGTGCCCGCCACCGGCACGCTGGCCGAGGCCAAGAAGGGCTTCGTGAAAGCCAAGCACGAAGGCTTGCTGTACCTGCCCGCGGGCCTCGACGTGGAAAAGCCCACCGACGTGCAGTTTTTCGGCAAAGGCAACATCAGCCTGAAGCGGCAGCTGGCCGTGGAAAACGCCCTGAACAAGGCGTTCTCGGAATTGAAAATGCAGAAGTCGGGCCTCTCGCAGGAGCAGCTCGACCGCCTGCGCTCGAAAGTGAACCTGAAAGCCACCAGCCTCGACGACACCGGCAAAGAAGCCGACAGCAACGCCCTGGCCACCTCGGGCACGGCCTACGTGCTGGCGCTGGCCATTTACCTGTTTATTTTCATCTACGGCGTGCAGATTATGCGCGGGGTAGGGGAGGAAAAGTCGAGCCGTATTATGGAAGTGATGCTGTCGTCGGTGAAGCCGTTTGACCTGATGATGGGCAAGATTGTGGGCATTGCGGCCGTTGGCCTGACGCAGTTTCTGCTGTGGGGCCTGCTGTCGGTGGGCGCCTCCACGGTGCTTGTGCCGCTGCTCACGGGCGCCGATAAGGACAAGCCCAAAACGGAAGTAGCCGCTACGACCACCACCGCACCGGGCACCGCGGCTGCGGCCTCTGCCGATGGCGAGCCCCAAACCGCCGCCGGCCGCTTCGACCGCGGCATGAGCCAGCAAAACGCGCAAATGAACCCCAGCAAGCGCTTCGACATCTTCAGCACGCTGGGCAATCTGCCCATCGGCACTATCCTTTTCGGCTTCATCGTCTACTTCCTCGGCGGCTATCTGCTGTACGGGGCGCTGTTCGGGGCCGTGGGCGCCGCTGTTGACGACCAGACCGATACCCAGCAGTTCATGTTTCCGATTACCATGCCGCTCATTCTGAGCTACATCGTGGGCCTGTCGGTGATTTTGCGCAACCCCGACGGCCCGGTAGCTTTCTGGATGTCGATGATTCCCTTTACCTCTCCCATCGCCATGGTAATACGCCTGCCGTTTGGCGTGCCGATGTGGCAACTGGCTTTGTCCATCTTCCTGCTCATTCTGGGCTTCATCGGCACGGTGTGGGTGGCGGCGCGCATCTACCGTGTGGGCGTGCTCATGTACGGCAAGAAGGTGACCTACCGCGAACTGGGCAAATGGATGTTCTATAAGGGGTAA